One segment of Mycoplasmopsis glycophila DNA contains the following:
- a CDS encoding PolC-type DNA polymerase III, whose translation MYKFKDVTLRKVMESLEVKELEGFEDAYIEDSRITIKRDENNAPYYEFTVIVNGIPKIQNLLKLQNLIKHSKKAKFEVSFKIKNYDVSQLEIADFCRKLIEIDPSFKSLEDQFKLINVLVYNQANNNWNFNFDCSEEDKNDFELTILNLSKKMQTLGFLDVEIIPNFVGIKKDIKLRDDAMIDEFFENIANSTENLNSKFDNTSSEFGLARKKALSNSYYKNSYKNENFKPVSIKYIHTIPDDAFNIKVKFDAMIYKKEVSKFNENYYYHFFVTDLEEAIKVTIRSQGEQISLSGLNEGQWINVLGEVKTNTFDNVKYIQCNNGNMVIEIPSKTLEREEELEDEKLRVELSTRSKMNTMDSILEPTEIVNLAKKFNQEAVAIIDSNSVQSFPEFTFAAKKAGIKPIYGVSFDVIKKNNGAILTPKFTNVDFLNSEVVAFDIETTHLSPRIGDIIEFGGSLIKNGYVQNNNFQFFMKAKKKLSAFTINLTNITDQMLENEGLSEREGLEKIYSILNNRVALAHNANFDMHFILQKFLDNDMELPNTVFVDSLVISRLVFYDKSKHALGDFCKNLGVEYNSEVAHRADYDAEVLAKAWVLALPLLKNLGIYDLNTLYNFEQTELRQKKRSAQITVLAKNQAGLKELFKLVTLQLTERFFKSPKLFWEDLKMPSENLLYGSGGIRSELLDALFYSSDLKLNELIDKFDYIEVPHPRAFKHLVDENDFTKEDVLNMISLLINRAKERGKLVVAIGDVRYANPDDQIFYKSLVYSKGIGNVAHFLFNYQKARSNSIILPDLFFLTTTEMKNEFSFLNDAKLIEEIVVENTNKIANQIENDIVVIHSDLYTPKFDNSKEKLHELVYKRAHEIYGENLPEIVEKRLEKEITPILKYGFDVVYWISHKLVKMSMDNGYLVGSRGSVGSSLVATMAGITEVNPLAPHYICLKCHYFELSDDKNITSGYDLDDKECPNCKVVMKKDGQTIPFETFLGFNADKVPDIDLNFSGDFQAEVHNEVKRLFGESHTFRAGTISTIKSKIGFGYIKKACEEYGFTYSNNFIDFLSTKIEGVKRTTGQHPGGIIIIPKEYDVEDFTPINYPADDISIDWKTTHFDFHAIHDNVLKLDILGHVDPTAIRMLENITKVDVKKDIPSKDPKVLSLFSSTEALNISPESIGGEITGALGLPEFGTSFVRRMLYEAKPESFADLISLSGLSHGTDVWSNNAQDLIKDQGMTIKDVISCRDDIMVYLMNKGVDPQNSFKIMEQVRKGKSITPEQEEELKKSNVPGWYIESMKKIKYLFPKAHATAYVLMAWRIAWFKLYHPLPYYATYLTTRVDEFDVEVLSDDFGAKKINSKLKELDAIKNKKVKDKELIQTLEIARELYARGFSISNIILEQSLEKEWVIDVANKRLIPPFSAIKGLGLSAAEKIVQARKENDFRSREDFKKRSGINQTLYTTIAEMGILNHLDDTDQMKLF comes from the coding sequence ATGTATAAATTTAAAGATGTGACCTTAAGAAAGGTTATGGAATCTCTTGAAGTTAAGGAACTTGAAGGGTTTGAAGACGCTTATATTGAAGATTCCAGAATTACAATCAAAAGAGATGAAAATAACGCTCCATACTATGAATTTACAGTAATTGTTAATGGTATTCCAAAAATTCAAAATTTATTAAAACTACAAAATCTAATTAAACATAGCAAAAAAGCAAAATTTGAAGTTTCTTTTAAAATTAAAAACTATGATGTTTCACAGCTTGAAATAGCTGATTTTTGTCGCAAACTAATTGAAATTGACCCTAGTTTTAAGTCACTTGAAGATCAATTTAAATTAATCAATGTTCTAGTTTATAATCAAGCAAACAACAATTGAAACTTTAATTTTGATTGCTCGGAAGAAGATAAAAATGATTTTGAGCTTACGATTTTAAATTTGTCAAAAAAGATGCAAACATTAGGTTTTTTAGATGTTGAAATTATTCCTAACTTTGTTGGTATTAAAAAAGACATCAAGCTTCGTGATGATGCTATGATTGATGAGTTTTTTGAAAATATAGCTAATTCTACTGAAAACTTAAATTCAAAATTTGATAATACCAGCTCTGAATTTGGTTTAGCACGTAAGAAAGCTTTATCAAATAGCTACTATAAAAACTCATATAAAAATGAAAACTTTAAACCAGTTTCAATTAAATATATTCACACTATTCCTGATGACGCTTTTAATATTAAAGTTAAATTTGATGCGATGATTTACAAAAAAGAAGTCTCAAAATTTAATGAAAATTATTACTATCACTTTTTTGTTACAGACCTTGAAGAAGCAATCAAAGTGACAATTCGTTCACAAGGTGAGCAAATTTCACTTTCTGGTTTAAATGAAGGGCAATGAATTAATGTTTTAGGTGAAGTTAAGACTAATACTTTCGATAATGTTAAATACATTCAATGTAACAATGGAAACATGGTTATTGAAATTCCGTCAAAAACTTTAGAACGCGAAGAAGAGCTTGAAGACGAGAAGCTACGTGTTGAACTTTCAACTAGAAGTAAAATGAACACCATGGATAGTATTCTAGAGCCAACAGAAATTGTTAATTTAGCTAAAAAATTTAACCAAGAAGCTGTGGCTATCATTGATTCAAACAGTGTTCAATCATTCCCTGAATTTACCTTTGCTGCTAAAAAAGCTGGTATAAAACCTATTTATGGAGTTTCTTTTGATGTTATCAAAAAGAATAATGGAGCAATTTTAACTCCTAAATTTACGAATGTCGACTTTCTTAATTCAGAAGTTGTTGCATTCGATATTGAAACCACTCACCTTTCGCCAAGAATTGGAGATATTATTGAGTTTGGTGGTTCTTTAATCAAAAATGGTTATGTTCAAAACAACAACTTCCAATTTTTCATGAAAGCAAAAAAGAAGCTTTCAGCATTTACTATTAACCTTACAAACATTACAGATCAAATGCTTGAAAATGAAGGTTTATCAGAAAGAGAAGGGTTAGAAAAAATTTATTCAATTCTTAATAATAGAGTTGCTCTAGCTCACAATGCTAATTTCGATATGCATTTCATTTTACAAAAATTTCTTGACAATGACATGGAGCTTCCTAACACTGTGTTTGTTGATTCGCTTGTTATTTCAAGACTTGTTTTCTATGATAAGAGTAAACACGCTTTAGGTGACTTTTGTAAGAATTTAGGGGTTGAATATAACTCTGAAGTAGCTCACCGTGCTGATTATGATGCTGAAGTTTTAGCAAAAGCATGAGTTTTAGCTTTACCTCTTTTAAAAAATTTAGGTATTTACGATTTAAACACTTTATATAACTTTGAACAAACAGAACTGAGACAAAAAAAACGTTCAGCTCAAATTACAGTTTTAGCTAAAAATCAAGCTGGACTAAAAGAACTTTTTAAGCTTGTGACTTTACAACTTACAGAAAGATTTTTTAAGTCACCAAAACTATTTTGAGAAGATCTTAAGATGCCTAGCGAAAACCTTCTTTATGGTTCAGGTGGAATTAGAAGTGAATTATTAGATGCTTTATTTTACTCTAGTGATCTAAAACTTAATGAATTAATTGATAAATTTGATTATATTGAGGTGCCGCACCCAAGAGCGTTTAAACATCTTGTTGACGAAAATGATTTTACAAAAGAAGATGTTTTAAATATGATTTCGCTTCTTATTAATCGAGCTAAAGAAAGAGGAAAATTAGTTGTTGCAATTGGTGATGTGCGTTATGCTAATCCTGATGACCAAATTTTTTATAAATCTTTAGTTTATTCAAAAGGAATTGGAAACGTTGCTCACTTTTTATTTAATTATCAAAAAGCAAGATCAAATTCAATTATTCTACCTGATTTATTTTTCTTAACTACTACCGAAATGAAAAACGAATTTAGCTTCTTAAATGATGCCAAGCTCATTGAAGAAATTGTGGTTGAAAATACTAATAAAATTGCAAATCAAATTGAAAACGACATAGTTGTAATTCATAGTGATTTATACACACCAAAATTCGACAACTCAAAAGAAAAATTACATGAATTAGTTTATAAAAGAGCACACGAAATTTATGGTGAAAATTTACCTGAAATAGTAGAAAAAAGGCTTGAAAAAGAAATCACACCAATTCTGAAATATGGTTTTGATGTTGTTTATTGAATTTCACATAAGCTTGTTAAGATGTCAATGGACAATGGATATTTAGTTGGTAGCCGTGGTTCGGTCGGTTCTTCTTTAGTTGCTACTATGGCAGGAATCACTGAAGTTAACCCGCTTGCTCCACACTATATTTGTTTAAAATGTCACTATTTCGAATTATCCGATGATAAAAACATCACTTCAGGATACGATCTAGATGACAAAGAATGTCCTAATTGTAAAGTGGTGATGAAAAAAGATGGTCAAACAATACCATTTGAAACCTTTTTAGGATTTAATGCGGACAAAGTCCCTGATATTGATCTGAACTTCTCCGGAGACTTTCAAGCCGAAGTTCATAATGAAGTTAAAAGACTTTTTGGTGAGTCACATACTTTTAGAGCTGGAACAATTTCAACAATTAAATCAAAAATTGGTTTTGGTTATATTAAAAAAGCTTGTGAAGAGTATGGATTTACATATTCAAACAACTTTATTGACTTCCTTTCGACAAAAATTGAAGGGGTAAAAAGAACAACAGGACAGCACCCAGGTGGAATTATCATTATACCTAAAGAATATGATGTTGAAGACTTTACGCCTATTAATTATCCAGCTGATGATATTTCAATTGATTGAAAAACAACTCACTTTGATTTCCACGCAATTCACGATAACGTCTTAAAACTAGATATTTTAGGACACGTGGATCCAACTGCTATTAGAATGCTTGAAAACATTACAAAAGTTGATGTTAAAAAAGATATTCCAAGCAAGGATCCGAAAGTTCTTTCGCTTTTCTCATCAACTGAAGCACTTAATATTTCACCAGAAAGTATCGGAGGTGAAATCACTGGAGCGCTTGGACTTCCGGAATTTGGAACAAGCTTCGTTCGTAGAATGCTTTATGAAGCTAAACCAGAAAGTTTTGCTGATTTAATTTCATTATCTGGTTTATCACATGGAACTGACGTGTGATCAAACAACGCACAAGATTTAATTAAAGATCAAGGAATGACTATTAAAGATGTTATTTCATGTCGTGATGATATTATGGTTTACTTAATGAATAAAGGAGTAGATCCACAAAATTCATTTAAAATCATGGAACAAGTGCGTAAAGGTAAAAGCATTACGCCAGAGCAAGAAGAAGAACTGAAGAAATCTAACGTACCAGGTTGATACATTGAAAGTATGAAGAAAATTAAGTATCTTTTCCCTAAAGCACACGCGACTGCCTATGTGCTTATGGCATGAAGAATTGCTTGATTTAAACTTTATCATCCGTTACCATATTATGCGACTTATTTAACAACAAGAGTTGATGAGTTTGATGTTGAAGTTTTAAGTGATGATTTTGGAGCTAAAAAAATTAATTCAAAATTAAAAGAGCTTGATGCTATTAAGAATAAAAAAGTTAAAGATAAAGAACTTATTCAAACTTTGGAAATCGCTCGCGAGCTTTATGCAAGAGGTTTTTCAATTTCGAACATCATTTTAGAACAGTCACTTGAAAAAGAATGAGTTATCGATGTTGCTAACAAAAGATTAATCCCTCCTTTTTCAGCGATTAAAGGACTAGGCCTCTCTGCTGCTGAAAAAATAGTACAAGCACGTAAAGAAAATGATTTTCGTTCGAGAGAAGACTTTAAAAAACGTTCTGGAATTAATCAAACTTTATATACAACGATTGCTGAAATGGGAATTTTAAATCATTTAGACGACACTGACCAAATGAAATTATTCTAA
- the hinT gene encoding histidine triad protein HinT, whose protein sequence is MNIFQKIINKEIPAKFLYEDDKVIAIYDIAPKQPGHFLIIPKEVGANILENSQETIAYTFLKARELAANLMREDSSVKGFKIHINTGSAAGQEVMHTHIHVIPYR, encoded by the coding sequence ATGAATATTTTTCAAAAAATAATTAATAAAGAAATTCCAGCTAAATTTCTTTATGAAGACGACAAAGTTATTGCTATTTACGATATTGCACCAAAACAGCCAGGACACTTTTTAATAATTCCTAAAGAGGTTGGTGCGAACATTTTAGAAAATAGCCAAGAAACAATTGCTTACACTTTCTTAAAAGCACGTGAGCTTGCTGCTAATTTAATGCGCGAAGATAGCTCTGTCAAAGGGTTTAAAATTCACATTAATACTGGCTCGGCAGCCGGACAAGAGGTGATGCACACACACATTCACGTTATACCATATCGTTAA
- a CDS encoding HinT-interacting membrane complex protein P80: MAKKQQKSFFERLAEINDKHDNNLTKKTTNKKKRSLWTFILAGALTAGVAVSIAVPLALNVAKVNYIQPSADSKVVLRYNDRNKTTDAENIGSLNNLFSSNAEKVETNLDAAYKKLVFFWYEEEQKASVTYQFRYNASLNAGDTQKTNIALKTLEEIRKEQKDKLADQKANLQKLYLSGWEEKYNQLLLSDNYGKSKTEDEAIEYATYKIVEKEATRRFRIKVQKQSINMLKRASKEYKQISEGGIAATDENGKSIVIGQNELIFPYLRSIEDEQALKDSDFQGMYYYEIPGTDQIVTISTESFIPSHMSPNSLINDYLATNNLGVTTKLTLPGVFKNGVDPQFNFEAEDKKVLANILKYSLVTDSERQNPRIQRVADIAFNSQNGIFKEQASDFMSSINNSANMMQVGKYKTYLNLLSKNASELGTEGITSLLDEFASNTAENIALLANEIFDLDQDPNSLPTIDFSELFVLPTDIQNQIQLILDQTVNSQNVNFLAQKVAQINALIDNFVKNSSDAVFGEFIQNTFKKQFVINNPDLSKQTSFAYVVKNLGGFVVLNDGKIEWVRRTNLNENTILAFLKNYIKQTRLDEVKDLNFLSSINSLQTKNTILAKALKNDAFIAKLKTNSEYTDEKVQELKTQNNSIVQGNSNEKIINSLLGIHTWVEAQKSLTKSYNVHINNASVVISYRNANGEIVEKNNKAKTTITNIFKQKIKETAKGGN, encoded by the coding sequence ATGGCTAAAAAACAACAAAAAAGTTTTTTTGAACGTTTAGCAGAAATCAATGACAAACATGACAATAATTTAACTAAAAAAACAACAAACAAAAAGAAAAGAAGTTTATGAACTTTCATTTTAGCAGGTGCTTTAACAGCAGGTGTTGCAGTAAGTATTGCTGTTCCTTTAGCACTTAATGTGGCTAAAGTTAATTACATACAACCAAGCGCGGATAGCAAAGTTGTTTTACGTTATAACGATAGAAATAAAACTACTGACGCTGAAAATATCGGAAGCTTAAACAATCTTTTTTCATCTAATGCTGAAAAAGTAGAAACAAATTTAGATGCTGCCTATAAAAAACTAGTTTTCTTTTGATATGAAGAAGAACAAAAAGCTTCTGTAACATATCAATTCCGTTACAATGCTTCATTAAATGCTGGTGATACGCAAAAAACTAATATTGCACTTAAGACTCTTGAAGAAATTCGTAAAGAACAAAAAGATAAGTTAGCTGACCAAAAAGCAAACTTACAAAAGTTATATCTATCAGGATGAGAAGAAAAATACAACCAATTACTTTTAAGTGATAATTACGGAAAAAGCAAAACAGAAGATGAAGCGATTGAATATGCTACTTACAAAATTGTAGAAAAAGAAGCGACAAGAAGATTTAGAATTAAAGTTCAAAAACAAAGTATCAATATGCTTAAGAGAGCTTCAAAAGAATACAAACAAATTAGTGAAGGTGGTATTGCTGCAACAGATGAAAACGGAAAGTCGATTGTAATTGGTCAAAACGAACTTATTTTCCCTTATCTTAGAAGCATAGAAGATGAACAAGCATTAAAAGACTCTGATTTCCAAGGAATGTATTACTATGAAATTCCAGGAACAGATCAAATTGTTACAATTAGTACTGAGTCATTTATTCCTAGTCACATGTCTCCAAATTCATTAATTAATGATTATTTAGCTACAAACAATTTAGGTGTTACAACTAAATTAACTTTACCAGGTGTATTTAAAAACGGTGTAGACCCTCAATTTAACTTTGAAGCTGAAGATAAAAAAGTTCTTGCTAACATTCTTAAGTATTCTTTAGTTACTGATTCAGAAAGACAAAACCCAAGAATCCAAAGAGTAGCTGATATTGCTTTTAACTCACAAAATGGAATTTTTAAAGAACAAGCAAGTGATTTTATGTCATCAATCAATAATTCAGCAAACATGATGCAAGTAGGTAAGTATAAAACTTATTTAAATCTTTTATCAAAAAATGCAAGTGAACTTGGAACAGAAGGGATTACTTCACTTCTTGATGAATTTGCTTCAAACACAGCTGAAAATATTGCGTTATTAGCTAATGAAATCTTTGATTTGGATCAAGATCCTAATTCACTTCCTACAATTGATTTTAGCGAGCTTTTTGTTTTACCTACAGATATTCAAAATCAAATTCAATTAATTTTAGATCAAACAGTTAATTCACAAAATGTAAACTTTTTAGCTCAAAAAGTTGCTCAAATCAATGCTTTAATTGATAACTTTGTTAAGAATTCTTCAGATGCTGTGTTTGGTGAATTTATTCAAAATACATTCAAAAAACAATTTGTTATTAATAACCCTGATTTAAGCAAACAAACATCATTTGCTTACGTAGTTAAAAATCTTGGTGGATTTGTTGTTTTAAATGACGGAAAAATTGAGTGAGTAAGAAGAACAAACCTTAACGAAAACACAATTCTTGCTTTCTTAAAAAATTACATTAAACAAACAAGACTTGATGAAGTTAAAGATCTTAACTTCTTAAGCTCAATTAACTCTTTACAAACTAAAAATACTATTTTAGCTAAAGCACTTAAAAATGATGCTTTTATAGCCAAACTTAAAACAAATTCTGAATATACAGATGAAAAAGTTCAAGAATTAAAAACACAAAATAATTCAATCGTGCAGGGAAATTCAAATGAGAAAATTATCAACTCATTATTAGGAATTCATACATGAGTAGAAGCTCAAAAGAGTTTAACAAAATCTTATAACGTACACATTAATAATGCTTCTGTTGTAATTTCTTACCGTAATGCTAACGGGGAAATTGTTGAAAAGAATAACAAAGCAAAGACAACTATTACAAATATTTTTAAACAAAAAATCAAAGAAACAGCTAAAGGAGGAAACTAA
- a CDS encoding phosphatidate cytidylyltransferase, with protein sequence MKTDTLPKRDNLWKTRIFPALLLTFLFIVFISIFKLSFSNLIFDYKSLYWTFRFTSLTFFIILISYIFYELNKVFFKNKLIIVFLIVCMLAISLLDVEYFKSTWLLSGNAVLTAFGQVKFLFINVNYSVNFLMFFALPILFLVAKVIEIRKRIIWKKVILMTLYYFVTSFVLIAFIKTFVIFMSHSNGLEYILLFVLVSIGADIGGFFGGKLLGHKLFANKLAPQISPKKTIEGALVGYLFALFLAFAFIFAWNAAFPSDDNLGQIFLGSKNYGAYKLIFMMNLLVSPAFAILGDLYFSFLKRKTGIKDFSNLLKGHGGLLDRIDSISVVFALWFIIFLFL encoded by the coding sequence ATGAAAACAGACACTTTACCAAAAAGAGATAATCTATGAAAAACTAGAATTTTTCCTGCTCTACTTTTAACATTTTTATTTATTGTTTTTATCTCTATTTTTAAATTATCATTTAGTAATTTAATTTTTGATTACAAAAGCTTATATTGAACATTTAGGTTTACTTCGCTAACATTTTTTATTATTCTTATTTCATACATTTTTTATGAATTAAACAAGGTGTTTTTCAAAAACAAGTTAATTATTGTCTTTTTAATAGTTTGCATGCTTGCAATAAGTTTGCTCGATGTTGAATATTTTAAATCAACATGATTACTTTCAGGAAATGCTGTTTTAACAGCTTTTGGACAAGTTAAATTTCTTTTTATCAATGTAAATTACAGTGTGAATTTCTTAATGTTTTTTGCGCTTCCTATTCTGTTTTTAGTTGCTAAAGTCATTGAAATTAGAAAAAGAATTATTTGAAAAAAAGTCATATTAATGACACTATATTACTTTGTAACATCGTTTGTGTTAATTGCTTTTATTAAAACATTTGTCATTTTTATGTCTCATTCAAATGGTTTAGAGTACATTTTACTTTTTGTGCTTGTTTCAATTGGTGCTGATATTGGTGGTTTTTTTGGCGGTAAATTACTTGGACACAAATTATTTGCTAATAAATTAGCACCGCAAATTAGCCCTAAAAAAACAATTGAAGGAGCGCTTGTTGGTTATCTTTTTGCGCTCTTTTTAGCTTTTGCTTTTATCTTTGCTTGAAATGCAGCTTTTCCTAGTGATGATAATCTTGGTCAAATTTTTCTAGGTTCAAAAAATTATGGCGCTTATAAACTTATTTTTATGATGAATCTTTTAGTTTCTCCAGCTTTTGCTATTTTAGGTGACTTATATTTTTCATTTTTAAAAAGAAAAACAGGTATTAAAGATTTTTCTAATCTACTTAAAGGTCATGGTGGTCTATTAGATCGAATTGACAGTATTTCAGTTGTATTTGCACTTTGATTTATTATTTTTCTCTTTTTATAA
- a CDS encoding trigger factor-related chaperone — MLKEQLLDFNLEGEEWIKAQNDALNFLNQKHKDNPSAVKQSMILELAKNAYIEMKRNEIFQADLGKENLISFVPLLEKVEFTIDKLHFTFKKFYFDSFNEVELDFKPSAEFEYDKDYESKIAEFIESFVKSYKFYIDVDRAIQNDDIVVLDAKISQNDQTSEQKIQVKANENAQTPVEKEILGLTKGDSKTIEKDGFRLEVKVLQVKEEKNMPITDETVHLLNMPDVKTLEDAKKVVRESTANQIFTDALFEYGQKILQEIQAKNPVLEIPNELLLSTLKDQNVPETERKEVLEGARKMISQFFWSTIVQKKMHIRPSDDEMRREIKLVQSFLNEKDPNKIDLGKVAFILTMKKLGLAYLKKYDETNYKLVNKMVQL; from the coding sequence ATGTTAAAAGAACAATTATTAGATTTTAACCTCGAAGGTGAAGAATGAATTAAAGCACAAAATGATGCTTTAAATTTCTTAAACCAAAAACACAAAGATAACCCTTCAGCAGTTAAACAAAGCATGATTTTAGAACTTGCTAAAAATGCATATATTGAAATGAAGAGAAACGAAATTTTTCAAGCAGATTTAGGGAAAGAAAACTTAATTTCCTTTGTTCCGCTTTTAGAAAAAGTAGAGTTTACAATTGATAAACTTCACTTCACTTTTAAGAAGTTTTACTTTGATTCATTTAATGAAGTGGAACTGGATTTTAAACCAAGTGCAGAATTTGAGTACGACAAAGATTATGAAAGCAAAATTGCTGAATTTATCGAATCTTTTGTTAAAAGTTATAAATTTTATATTGATGTTGATCGTGCAATTCAAAATGATGATATTGTTGTGCTAGATGCTAAAATTTCACAAAATGATCAAACAAGCGAACAAAAAATTCAAGTTAAAGCAAATGAAAATGCACAAACACCAGTGGAGAAAGAAATTTTAGGTCTTACTAAAGGAGATTCTAAAACAATTGAAAAAGATGGATTTAGATTGGAAGTTAAAGTCCTTCAAGTCAAAGAAGAAAAAAATATGCCAATTACAGATGAAACTGTGCATCTTTTAAATATGCCTGATGTGAAAACATTAGAAGATGCTAAAAAAGTTGTGCGCGAATCAACAGCAAATCAAATTTTTACAGATGCTCTTTTTGAGTATGGACAAAAAATCTTACAAGAAATTCAAGCAAAAAATCCAGTACTTGAAATACCAAATGAGTTACTTTTAAGCACACTTAAAGATCAAAATGTACCTGAAACAGAAAGAAAAGAAGTTCTCGAAGGTGCAAGAAAAATGATTTCACAATTCTTTTGATCTACAATTGTGCAAAAGAAAATGCACATTAGACCAAGTGATGATGAAATGAGAAGAGAAATCAAACTTGTACAAAGTTTTTTAAATGAGAAAGATCCAAACAAAATAGATTTAGGTAAAGTAGCATTTATTTTAACAATGAAAAAACTTGGACTTGCTTATCTTAAAAAATATGATGAAACAAACTACAAATTAGTTAATAAAATGGTTCAGTTATAA
- a CDS encoding HinT-interacting membrane complex lipoprotein P60, giving the protein MKKALKFLTLLVPTPLVASLVVSCGREQNTLEKTEQDKQLSNKEKITALAENIWLSNTLASLYNVQSDSSNLLKLNVKLLENDNFKADAFKIYNTLLAQNSVKKPGELAKKINTLLSNGTLSASSELESLVTNPYVDEVSEAQFIKLYQNLDTEVARETNKALLVYKYFQIENEESLKKLDGSNFNSNKLKYDTQNFNLIKYAVDKKLAQVWGYTTSNTDAIFAEAFQTINSIAEYNQFLSNKTISTSKISDKLWLNEQNSYQKNLSGYQGVTAISDLAGVSFSFESMRHVANYQANYVGFYNYIDHKIVEINEQNMTVEPVPVARNNSTIDIKYVNVIAPIGKDKSMVTGKNDDNSDKVETIKVLSFEGTPYDSKILELSALLSLNDSNLYQNAQNAFVTLGYLLEKGDNEIFNETIKSLSFVKQD; this is encoded by the coding sequence ATGAAAAAAGCTTTAAAATTCTTAACTTTATTAGTTCCTACTCCACTTGTTGCTAGTTTAGTTGTTTCTTGTGGTAGAGAACAAAACACATTAGAAAAAACTGAACAAGATAAACAACTTTCAAACAAAGAAAAAATTACAGCTTTAGCTGAAAATATTTGACTTTCAAACACATTAGCAAGTTTATACAACGTGCAATCAGATAGTTCAAACCTACTTAAATTGAATGTTAAACTACTTGAAAACGACAATTTTAAAGCGGACGCTTTTAAAATCTATAACACTTTATTAGCACAAAACAGTGTTAAAAAACCAGGTGAATTAGCTAAAAAAATTAATACACTTTTATCAAATGGGACACTTTCTGCTTCAAGTGAACTTGAAAGTTTAGTTACAAATCCTTACGTTGATGAAGTTAGCGAAGCACAATTCATTAAGCTTTATCAAAATCTTGATACTGAAGTTGCAAGAGAAACAAATAAAGCCTTACTTGTTTATAAATATTTCCAAATTGAAAACGAAGAGAGTTTAAAGAAATTAGATGGATCAAATTTTAATAGTAACAAACTTAAATACGACACACAAAACTTTAATTTGATTAAATATGCAGTTGATAAAAAATTAGCGCAAGTTTGAGGTTACACAACTTCAAATACTGATGCAATTTTTGCTGAAGCATTCCAAACAATCAATAGCATTGCTGAATATAACCAATTTTTAAGTAATAAAACAATTAGCACATCTAAAATTAGCGACAAATTATGATTAAATGAGCAAAACAGTTACCAAAAAAATCTTTCAGGTTATCAAGGTGTCACTGCTATTAGTGATCTAGCAGGTGTTTCATTTAGTTTTGAATCAATGAGACATGTTGCAAATTACCAAGCTAACTATGTTGGTTTTTACAACTACATTGACCATAAAATAGTTGAAATTAATGAACAAAATATGACAGTTGAACCTGTACCAGTTGCTAGAAACAATTCAACTATTGATATTAAATACGTTAATGTAATAGCTCCAATCGGAAAAGATAAAAGCATGGTAACAGGCAAAAATGACGATAATAGTGACAAAGTAGAAACAATTAAAGTTCTCAGTTTTGAAGGTACACCATATGATTCAAAAATTCTTGAATTAAGTGCTTTATTATCACTTAATGACTCTAATTTATACCAAAACGCTCAAAACGCTTTTGTGACGCTTGGTTACTTATTAGAAAAAGGTGATAATGAAATCTTTAATGAAACAATTAAGTCATTATCATTTGTAAAACAGGATTAA